From a region of the Paenibacillus sp. R14(2021) genome:
- a CDS encoding dCMP deaminase family protein: MTAEGQDIMRKDWDTYFMDIAYMVSTRSRCPRRHVGTVLVQGKKLLGTAYNGAPMGVADCSEDGCMIVEELEMKEEDGVERMVKKQRCIRTIHAEQNLLLFTDRIDREGSTVYVTDQPCWTCANMLANSGVKEIVYHRIYAKDSEKVISLMQVKGIAFRHMRVYEPPAQAGMHVIS; the protein is encoded by the coding sequence ATGACAGCAGAGGGACAAGACATCATGAGAAAAGACTGGGATACGTATTTTATGGACATCGCTTATATGGTTTCGACACGATCGCGTTGTCCGCGCAGGCATGTGGGGACGGTGCTCGTACAGGGCAAGAAGCTGCTCGGAACCGCCTATAACGGCGCGCCGATGGGCGTCGCAGACTGCTCGGAGGACGGCTGCATGATCGTCGAGGAGCTGGAGATGAAGGAGGAGGACGGCGTGGAGCGCATGGTCAAGAAGCAGCGCTGTATCCGAACGATTCACGCGGAGCAAAATTTGCTTCTCTTCACGGACCGGATCGACCGCGAAGGCTCCACCGTCTACGTGACGGATCAGCCCTGCTGGACATGTGCCAACATGCTGGCAAACAGCGGCGTGAAGGAAATCGTCTATCACCGCATATACGCGAAAGACAGCGAGAAGGTCATTTCCCTGATGCAGGTCAAAGGTATTGCGTTCCGCCATATGCGCGTTTATGAGCCGCCGGCTCAAGCCGGCATGCATGTGATTTCGTAA
- a CDS encoding ComEC/Rec2 family competence protein, whose protein sequence is MDAKRKEWNAMERRLLVWFTVCWVLGSAAASSLSGPGTVLAGAGLLAALAAAALLRRSTWPAAAACLAAYGLAAGQRMWADARNVTSLPVQYSAAIQSSPAAAAVYAAELAGVIVSAPEIDGDRVQFRVAGRSISLTGRDAPSSIELGGERMLVQVKLAAETELRIAAGWRRGQQVNVTGELSVPGSSTNFGGFDYRRYLLGQRIHWLLGADGAAAVRASAGSRLSLASQLQHMDAVRAALGRRMDALYPGVQGGYMKGLVLGISEDLDPTMFRQFSQLGLTHILAISGLHVAVFLYVLGGLLRLTRMTRERMLLILIAAVPFYVLLAGASPSVVRSGIMAMLGLAAARMHKLKDGLHLLAAAALLMLLWDPYMLGNVGFQLSFLVTAGLILGAMPVRRLFPGGNPWWKGALFDLLSVTMVAQAVSLPLTLYYFNGLHLLSVAANLVLVPFISFIVMPLGGASLLLDGMWHPAGVLLAEITAIGNELTFGFVFKLSEMKSFRLIWATPALWWVAGYYAALAALFFLLKRRQENRTAAEQGNVLADSNIAAAAAESGSKGSFASALSGTDAPTQPLSGLLRSAVPAGASTPFITLPLAASSRRFGALALVVAIAALAALLIGAYAPDYGDRSAYVDFLDVGQGDSVYIRTPEGRHILIDGGGAVSFGSKESWRQRADPFEVGQKLVVPLLQQRGVHHIDLLVLSHLDSDHIKGLQAVVDAIPVRAILWNGTVKASKDAVSLLRAAVDARIPLYQAAEGLTWTMDSYTSLRSIGTPPGISQAEAAAHIVPDIEEQNGQSVALLITLYNRQFLFTGDADAAEEHAILEQLQAAGEQSEEAAAANQYPIDVMKVSHHGSKSSTSDEWLAYWKPDAAVISVGRSNTYGHPHQTVVSRLQERGAAIYRTDSGGEIQFRIRPSGILEHRERLLEHHD, encoded by the coding sequence TTGGATGCTAAGAGAAAGGAGTGGAATGCGATGGAACGGAGGCTGCTCGTTTGGTTTACGGTTTGCTGGGTGCTGGGCAGCGCCGCAGCTTCATCCTTGTCCGGCCCCGGCACCGTGCTGGCCGGTGCCGGGCTGCTGGCGGCGCTGGCCGCAGCCGCCCTGCTGCGGCGCTCGACCTGGCCGGCCGCCGCAGCTTGCTTGGCGGCGTACGGCTTGGCTGCCGGGCAGCGGATGTGGGCCGATGCCCGCAATGTTACCTCGCTGCCGGTGCAGTACTCGGCGGCGATTCAGTCTTCGCCGGCGGCTGCTGCGGTTTATGCAGCGGAACTGGCGGGGGTGATCGTGTCGGCGCCGGAAATCGACGGCGACCGTGTGCAGTTTCGCGTGGCGGGGCGAAGCATCTCGCTAACCGGTAGAGATGCGCCGTCGTCGATCGAGCTCGGCGGGGAGCGCATGCTCGTGCAGGTCAAGCTCGCGGCGGAAACAGAGCTGCGAATCGCCGCGGGGTGGCGGCGCGGGCAGCAGGTGAACGTCACCGGCGAATTGTCGGTTCCCGGCAGCAGTACTAATTTCGGCGGCTTTGATTATCGCCGATACCTGCTCGGCCAGCGCATCCACTGGCTGCTGGGCGCGGACGGCGCTGCCGCCGTCCGCGCAAGCGCCGGCTCCCGCCTAAGCTTGGCCTCGCAGCTGCAGCATATGGATGCCGTGCGCGCCGCGCTCGGCCGGCGAATGGACGCGCTTTATCCCGGCGTCCAAGGCGGCTACATGAAAGGCCTCGTCCTCGGCATAAGCGAGGATCTCGATCCAACGATGTTTCGTCAGTTTTCGCAGCTCGGTCTCACGCATATTCTGGCCATATCAGGCTTGCATGTCGCCGTGTTTCTTTATGTGCTCGGCGGCCTGCTGCGATTGACTCGCATGACGCGGGAGCGTATGCTGCTTATCTTGATTGCGGCCGTGCCGTTCTATGTTCTGCTTGCGGGCGCATCCCCGTCGGTCGTTCGATCCGGTATCATGGCCATGCTCGGCTTGGCTGCGGCGCGCATGCACAAACTCAAGGACGGCCTGCACCTGCTGGCAGCCGCTGCGCTGCTCATGCTCCTATGGGATCCGTATATGCTGGGAAACGTCGGCTTCCAGCTGTCATTTCTCGTAACGGCCGGTCTCATTCTAGGCGCCATGCCGGTGCGCAGGCTCTTCCCCGGCGGTAATCCGTGGTGGAAGGGAGCGCTGTTCGATCTGCTATCCGTAACTATGGTCGCTCAAGCCGTATCACTGCCGCTTACGCTATACTATTTCAACGGCTTGCACCTGCTGTCCGTTGCGGCGAATCTCGTGCTGGTGCCGTTTATCAGCTTCATCGTCATGCCGCTTGGCGGAGCTTCGCTGCTGCTGGATGGTATGTGGCATCCAGCAGGTGTGCTCCTAGCCGAGATCACGGCCATTGGCAATGAGTTGACGTTCGGCTTCGTCTTCAAACTGAGCGAGATGAAGAGCTTTCGCCTGATATGGGCGACACCTGCGCTCTGGTGGGTGGCCGGTTATTATGCGGCGCTTGCAGCGTTGTTCTTCTTATTAAAGCGGCGCCAAGAGAATCGTACGGCCGCGGAACAGGGGAATGTTTTGGCCGATTCGAACATCGCGGCAGCGGCGGCAGAGTCAGGCTCGAAGGGATCGTTTGCTTCTGCTTTATCAGGGACTGATGCGCCTACGCAGCCGCTCTCAGGCTTGCTGCGTTCGGCGGTCCCGGCCGGTGCATCGACACCGTTCATCACGCTGCCATTGGCAGCCTCCTCGCGGCGATTTGGTGCGCTGGCGCTGGTGGTTGCGATAGCAGCACTTGCCGCTCTATTGATCGGGGCATACGCACCGGACTATGGCGACCGCAGCGCTTATGTGGACTTCTTGGATGTCGGGCAAGGCGACTCCGTCTATATACGGACACCGGAAGGCCGGCATATTTTAATCGACGGCGGCGGAGCGGTTTCCTTCGGCAGCAAGGAATCGTGGAGGCAGCGAGCTGATCCGTTCGAGGTCGGTCAGAAGCTGGTCGTGCCGCTCCTGCAGCAGCGCGGCGTTCATCACATCGATCTGCTCGTTCTCTCGCACCTCGACAGCGACCATATCAAGGGTCTTCAAGCCGTCGTCGACGCCATTCCGGTTCGAGCGATTCTATGGAACGGAACGGTCAAAGCGTCCAAAGACGCCGTTTCACTGCTTCGCGCGGCGGTAGATGCACGAATTCCGCTGTATCAAGCCGCGGAAGGACTTACTTGGACGATGGATTCTTACACGAGCTTGCGGTCGATTGGAACACCTCCAGGGATTAGTCAAGCTGAGGCCGCTGCGCACATCGTTCCCGACATTGAGGAACAGAACGGTCAGAGCGTTGCCCTGCTCATTACGCTTTATAACCGGCAGTTTCTATTTACGGGCGATGCGGATGCGGCGGAAGAACATGCGATTCTGGAGCAGCTGCAAGCGGCGGGGGAGCAATCTGAAGAGGCTGCGGCGGCGAACCAGTACCCCATCGACGTCATGAAAGTATCGCATCATGGGAGCAAATCCTCGACCTCGGATGAATGGCTCGCCTATTGGAAGCCGGACGCGGCGGTCATTTCGGTCGGACGCAGCAATACCTACGGACATCCGCACCAGACCGTCGTTTCACGGCTTCAAGAGAGAGGTGCTGCCATTTACCGTACGGACTCCGGAGGCGAAATCCAGTTCCGAATCCGTCCTTCGGGCATACTGGAGCATCGAGAGCGGCTTTTGGAGCATCATGATTAG